The Apostichopus japonicus isolate 1M-3 chromosome 20, ASM3797524v1, whole genome shotgun sequence nucleotide sequence CTACCGTATCCAGCTGAATATAAAAGCAAACacagaataaaatgaaaaacctAAGTCAAAACATATGGCAATTAGTGACGTGCGTGATAGTatgtaatatgttttttttcacgCGGTTTATTTAATTTATGGGTCAATTAAAGCAATATATGCTAAGCGAGTTCTAATGTTGGAGAACAAAatacatttgttgttgttatctCGACGTCTCCTCTTTGGGAAATTAAAAGAattgaatgttttgtttttaatctgcTTACCCAACAAAGTCTAACAGTACACAAAACTGCACCATGCCCAGGGTGAACATTAATTTGTTTCCTAAGTTCACGATATTTGTTGTAATGTAAAAGTTAAACAGTGCTTCCTACTAGTAGTCTTAGAGTAATTCAGTCCTAGTAGAATTCATCATATTTACTGAAAGGTACAAAGTGTCTTATTGTTTACCATTACGACTTTAACATCTTCAATCGATGGACGATTCTCAGCCCGATGGGCAAGACACAGTTGCATGACTTCacaactgaaaacaaaattgaggAAAggagttaaagttaaagttaagaTAGGGCACGTGAAGAAAATTTAGGAAAATAACATAGTTTTCAGCTTGCTTACAGTCTTTCTGGTAGATGAGACTCTTGAAGCGACATTCTCAGTTGGCGATTCATTTCAAATTCATCCTGAACAACTATTGATTGGACAGTATCACAACctaattaaagaaagaaaaatatatgttaatgcatGAATACGGTGTTGTAAGCTATATAGTTCTCAttaaaagtttttatttttaaattaggTTCATACGTTGCCTGTGTATGTATTTAAAATGTACAGAATTATTTAATTGCTTAGTGTTCTATTTACTCATATTTATTAAGACCTAACACGATGCAAACGTTAATTGTACTGGAGAAAGGAACTGAAACGGTACCTCCATGAAATATTTCCCAGAATGCAATGCCAATCGCCCATACGTCACTCGATGTTTTATATTCACTAGATATCCTGCTTTCGGGAGGCAATAACCATGAACGTTCTTCGTcctgtaaatattaattaatgtaaactAACATGTAACGAAGTCAATTCATTTGTCAAATGCTTCTTCATTTTTAGTATTATTCACTTTATATTTTACCGGACATTTCTCTGCTGTAAAAACTTGCAGTTGCAATGGCGTGGCAAAAAAAGTAAATGGGACaccataataacattttaaagtGTCACCTATACGTTAAACGTGATTGACTTTATCATTCATCGCGCTTTTGTATTGGATTGTGAAGCTGCAGGAGCAGGGCCGGATTTACCAATGGGCAACGTGGGCAGCTGCCCACGGGCCTCCACAACAAGGGGCCTCCACATAgttcatgaaaaaatatatatataaggggaaatttgaaggaaaaaaattaaatgtagactgacaaatatcatcaatcaaaatcatattGCGCGCGGCATCCGCCATGCATACGCTTGAAGtcatattcaattttaattgtatCTCTTTCTGAATGGTAGAAACAGCTAAGTGGTTGTTTTCCCGTTATTGCAAATCACACGTCGGCAGACAAACATGATTGGCCTAATATCCAAAGTCATCAATCTCAACGTCTATTTTCTTTAGAACTACGTTAATGGTTTTGGTTGAAACATTTCAGTACACCCTGACAGTGCGCCTGTCATCACCTCCCGCTAGGTTTCAGACAGGTATTGCTAATTGATTCTTTTCATGTGCAATGATGAAACAACTGTCTTCTCACCCCctctacacacacatacacaggcCCGTGCGCGTCTGGGCAGTTGGCAATTGGCATTAACATGTTCGTCATGAATCATGTTAGTCCAGTCCAGCTCGTTCGTACTGAGAGTGAAAGAGGTTGTAGCAATTCCTTTTTACTTGTACTGAAAATTTTACAGGCAAACAGGCCTACATACCGTCATGAAAATtcttcagaaatcacaaaatttacttcagaaatcacaaaatactgcacCATTTCGCATCCAAGAACCCTTAATTATTGGAAAAAAATccaatacccctccccttacacacctcccccaggacggcgatcactggAGGGGGGGCCTCCACCACTGAAGGTTGCCCACGGGCCTCCACATGTCTAAATCCGGCCCTGTGCAGGAGAGTATGCACGGAGAGGAAACTTATATTCTCGCAAGATATGCATTTGTATAACCTTTGCATCTTTAGAATGGATGACAGATAACGATGACAGTTCAACAATGTCGCATTTCAAAGACACATATTAAGTAATATTTCCACGGTAGAACAAAAAAAAGTACCCCAGATCAAAACAATATCTAGTTATATGGACTTAGAAACAGAGTATTGGAATAAGTTAACCATAGAGTTCTTACTTAACATTATCACATTGTGTACAGATCCACATAAAGTATTACTTTGTGGAACGTTTGCGGTATACTGTAATACAGTTTGACGTAAAACaatagataaaaaatataaataatgaacATATTGTTAATTACACTGGTAAATTCGTACTATGCGTGTCTCACCTTAGTATTATACACTGTCAGTACTGACTGTGCATCTTCTACAGGGCAGAAGTTGTACAACTTGCATCTACTATAGTTATCGACTAGAATCCATTTGATGCTCAAAAACGGATGACAACActgtaacataataataatatgtttaaggttaaaaacaagaaatggtTTTACAGAGGCATGCAATCAG carries:
- the LOC139961475 gene encoding tyrosine-protein kinase Fer-like; this encodes MPDHANLLKTLGYCKSEGMLYLIQENVGVTSLEVHLLSDYANFGAVVDGTTLEDTLKYGLDIVNGMWFLSQQGCCHPFLSIKWILVDNYSRCKLYNFCPVEDAQSVLTVYNTKDEERSWLLPPESRISSEYKTSSDVWAIGIAFWEIFHGGCDTVQSIVVQDEFEMNRQLRMSLQESHLPERLCEVMQLCLAHRAENRPSIEDVKVVMLDTVEDNKCNPFEPQRHELGWQEKYCELR